The following nucleotide sequence is from Coffea eugenioides isolate CCC68of chromosome 3, Ceug_1.0, whole genome shotgun sequence.
TTGGTGGGAGATGGACTATTCTTTTCTATATACTTTAGGTAAAATTTAACATAAATAGGAAGAAATGTGTAGGAGTCTACTGGTATTGAGGGCTCAGAAAGTTGTGTACTTGAAAAGTAGATCTTATGGTTACGGTGACGATGAGGTGATtctcttggaaaatgaaagCATAGATTTTATTAGACTATGAACTGCCATGTTTGTCCTCTTACGCATGAAACTTATGCATGCGTTGAAACAAAGGACACAAGTTTTTATTGACAACTTAACTGAACTCTTCAAATGTGTCTTAATGAGAATTAAATGCTCTTTCAGGTTTAGTCCTTGGTAAAATTTCAGATCTTGTTTCTCTTGACTATTTATGTACTAATTTTAGTCTGTTAATTACTTGATTCCTTGAAACATTTCAAACTCTACGGAAGTATGAACTGTGATTTGGATCAGTTGTAAATGCTGAAGTCAGTTCTATGGAACAGTTATTTTGCCTTGAGGGAATTAAACAAAATGTTGGTTACATGTGCATAGGGGTAGCAGGAGCTGTGTGCTGCATCTTTGAAGTTTCTTAATCCAGATGTGAACTAACTTAAAATAACTTGTGCAAATGTATTTTTGCCTGTGACACATTTTGCCTTTTATGTATACGAAGATGCATAAATCATGCCTTTATGATGTTGCTAGGCTTCTTGTTATTTTTATAAATGTGAATGTTTGATTATAAATCTTAATGTCAGCATCTCATTTCCTCAGGATTGGTTAGACATTGATTTTGGGATTGCTGAAGGTGTTGATTTCATTGCGATATCCTTTGTCAAGTCTGCTGAAGTCATTACTCACCTTAGAAGCTATATAAAAGCAAGGGCTCGTGATAGGTATAATTTattgacattttctttttttgtttataCGAGGCACATAGATGTTCATATGCCTTTTTGGGGGATGGAAAAAGCTTAAGCCTTCCCTTATCGAGGATAAATACTCAATATTTTTGTGAGAGACTGGAACTATTCTTTTACGCATTAAGTCTGTCTTTTCCTACTTGCAAAACCTTTCCAGTTACCCATGCTATTTgcttaaattttcttttcttttgtctgTCTTCCCTTCtattaatttttcctttattcttgTGGGTGGGATGCAGGAATCCCCGTTTGTAAAAAGTGGTCTTTGATTACTTTTTCTTGCCTTTGTTAATTGTGTTTATTTTTATGTGCATATTTGTCTGATGGTGCAGTGATATTTCCGTCATTGCAAAGATAGAAAGTGTTGACTCTTTGAGGAACTTAGAGGAGATCATTCTAGCGTCCGATGGGGCTATGGTTGCAAGAGGAGATCTGGGTGCACAGATCCCCTTGGAACAGGTCCCTTCAGAGCAGCAAAAGATTGTTCAGCTTTGTAGACAGTTGAATAAGCCTGTTATTGTAGCTTCTCAGTTGCTTGAGTCTATGATTGAGTACCCTACACCCACAAGAGCTGAAGTGGCTGATGTTTCTGAAGCAGTAAGGCAACGAGCAGATGCTTTGATGCTCTCAGGTGAGTCAGCTATGGGTCAGTACCCTGATAAAGCACTGACCGTTCTCAGAAATGTTAGTCTGAGAATAGAGAGGTGGTGGAGAGAAGAGAAACATCATGAAGTTATGGAACTCCCTGACATAGCTTCTTCATTTGCCGACAGCATATCGGAAGAGATCTGCAACTCTGCAGCTAAGATGGGTATGATGTTTGCATTTACGTTATGTGTCTTGATTAGTATGGCAACCAAGTCCATCTCTCCAAAGGTTATTAAAACAGACCTTTCTTAAATCTGTTAGTCAAATGAGTGAATGGTTGGTTAGACAAGTGCATGGTAAACTGGATTGTTTTAGCTCTATCGTCATTTTGGCGCACAGTTTGAGATTGAATCTACTGTGAATTCCTATTTATATTGTTGAAGGCAAAGTGACCAGAGGCCAGAATATTTAAAAGAGAAATGTAAAGAGTATTTGCGGCCATAGGAGCTTTTTTTCCTCTTGGTAGGAGTGGCAACTGTTTATGAATAGTGATGTCCCTGTTTTTTGTTAAATCTATTACCAGACAAAGATGACTCTGAGTTACTGAGGTGAGGCCACTTAAAATGGCTGAAGCAAGAAGGATATAATAAAGTACTCAGAAAAACaagagatgaaaaaaaaaaaaattgctccCAGCTTTTTATTTTACTCGGACCTTTCTTGTATGAATAGAGGAACAAGGTgggaaaaaaaagataagaaagaaaagacaGAGGACTGAATAAGCCTAATATGACTTACTCTTTATCTTGAACTTATTCATGCTTAAGATTCTACTGGAAAGATGTTGCTGTTAAATATTAAAGTTTTATTTTCCATCTTAAAATCTTATTGGAATTTGCTGGTGTCATAGCATGTGTACCATTTTCTTGAGACATTATTGGTATGGTATTCCTTTCCATTCTCAATACTACTAGTAGCAATTGCGGTTACTGCCCATCTTAGTTCTTTTAATCTCTTTTCTGAATGACCTTTAGGTTTGTTAGGAAATTCATTGCATTTTGTTGTCATATTCCCGGCTTacttttcttcctcattttttctCAAGTGATTTCTCTTTAACATTGTCCATTTAAGTCATTGTTAGACACAGATGTTCTTTGAATTTAACATGGCTGTACATTTCTGTGGTTCTTCTATATTAAGGAATCCTCTTACAGGGACCAGTGGACATTTCTCTTTCTGGTGTTCTGTTAGGAACCGAGCTGTATCTCTTAGTATTTCTTTTTGCTTATATGTTTTCCTCctctttcttttgtcttttccttttccttttgttgtATCATTGCTCATGCTCCAGAGTCTGCCCTCTGGCTGACTCGTATGGTCTAAAACATACatgaaaatttattttaatgttttcttTTGCCTAATTCAGTGCCCTTCTAGTtctgattattatttttttaaaaacttttctACAATTAAATTTCAGCTAACAACTTAGAGGTGGATGCACTTTTTGTTTACACAAAGGATGGACACATGGCATCTCTCCTGTCGCGTTGCCGACCCGACTGCCCAATTTTTGCATTTACAACCACAACATCCGTCCGCAGACGGTTAAATCTACAGTGGGGTCTAATACCTTTTCGCTTGAGCTTCGCTGATGATATGGAAAGTAACCTCAACAAAACCTTCTCCTTGCTCAAGGCTCGGGGAATGATCAAATCAGGTGATCTGGTAATTGCTGTTTCTGATATGTTACAATCCATACAAGTCATGAATGTTCCTTGAGAATCTAGCACCACTTTCTGCAAGAGCATCATCATATTTACTGTCTCATCGGGTGCAAAGGTTTGTTTTAAGCTAGTGAAGCAAAAAAGGAGGGATGGTAGTTTCACTCCGCTCTTTACCCCATCGTACTATCTGGTCCGCAAGCATTATCTAGTGTATTGAATTGAAACCTGTAGCGAAGTGTACCCAGAAGTTTCGAGATGTACTTTGGTTTATTGTCATAGAGAGGCTTGCTTCAGTTGAGTCGTTCTGTTGTAGAATTATGGGCACAAAGGACAATAATAGAACCTTCACGAGTAACCTTCAATCTTACTCGTCAGTCCTTTCTTGTCTGTTGAAATTATTCCCCAATTTTCGCATCCGCTAGAAGAAGTCTCTTGGGGACCTCAGCTACATTTATTTCCGGCAGCATTCTTGTAGCTCGTCagataaaaccaacaatttCTTGGAAGTAATTGGCATCTAATAATGCATTAATTTTCTCTGTGGAAGATCAAGACAGCCTTGGAAAAGGCAGAATAATTTCACAGCCTCGGGAGGTATTTCAGTTGTACCTACCGATACCATCACTCTTTGCCGTAGGTGTAGGGTGTGGACGTTGTCCGATGCACTCCAGTTCGGGTACAGTGTTCAAGCTGGGCACCAAAATTCTGCGGGCCAATCTACCAATGAACTAGGGATAATTACAAAAACCTCTTTTGAGAGGGGTTTCTGACGATTTCACTGTCCTCTtctaaggttttaaaaatttcacttaTCTCTCCTCTCAATCATTTGGGACTCAACTCAATGTTTCATATGTGAAGGAGAGAGTTAAATGTTTGCCAAAATGTATTAACCATAATTTGGATTGCAAAAGGTTAATTAAGTTGCCATTTAAAAATAGAGTTAATATTAGGTGcatctttttaaattttttatatgcgtgacaaataaaagaaatcaGACGTAATGTAATTGATAAATTAAAGGATTTAGACATGAGAAACAATTAAGCCATTTACAAATGAAGTTAACCATCCATAATttgaaatgtaaaaaaaaaaaatctaatttgGTATCTAAAAAGGGATCCAATACCAGGCATCTTTTTTCCGATTTATGTACTTGATaaataaaagaatcaaatataAAGAGATTTCAACTGGgataatttttcttataattgaGCAGGAAACATAGAGGCCATTGTACCCGTTCAGATCCTGGGATTGTTTCAAAATACAAGTTTGCAAATATAAACATTTTACTTTATGTCTACGCTGGGTATTTGACATCTTACCTTCCTTCCCTATAAAGGATGACAAAAAAGTTAcgtttcttgaaaatttttcctCAGTAAAATCCGAATTCTGGGGAGTGTAAGGTTCCTTCGTGAAACATTTACTGCAATCTAGCAGTACAAAGCTAGCACGGGTT
It contains:
- the LOC113765767 gene encoding pyruvate kinase isozyme A, chloroplastic; translated protein: MSQSLNLSISTSSPTSPNFASLSRPSTSFLTGSFRFPVKFRPSGLRTPAPPELLITKASSDPEAPSASASASASAAAATLGSDNGVGGVLSAVPPADTGSIEVDAVTEAELKENGFRSTRRTKLICTIGPATCGSEQLEALAVGGMNVARINMCHGTREWHRRVIERVRRLNEEKGYAVAIMMDTEGSEIHMGELGGASSVKAEDGEVWIFSVRAFESPLPERTIHVNYEGFAEDVKVGDDLLVDGGMVRFEVIEKIGPDVKCRCTDPGLLLPRANLTFWRHGSLVRERNAMLPTISSKDWLDIDFGIAEGVDFIAISFVKSAEVITHLRSYIKARARDSDISVIAKIESVDSLRNLEEIILASDGAMVARGDLGAQIPLEQVPSEQQKIVQLCRQLNKPVIVASQLLESMIEYPTPTRAEVADVSEAVRQRADALMLSGESAMGQYPDKALTVLRNVSLRIERWWREEKHHEVMELPDIASSFADSISEEICNSAAKMANNLEVDALFVYTKDGHMASLLSRCRPDCPIFAFTTTTSVRRRLNLQWGLIPFRLSFADDMESNLNKTFSLLKARGMIKSGDLVIAVSDMLQSIQVMNVP